The following coding sequences lie in one Streptomyces xiamenensis genomic window:
- a CDS encoding roadblock/LC7 domain-containing protein → MTQRLMNMDWMLKDLAATVPGIRHIVLLSADGLCMAQHGDDRDAGERLAAAGSGIKSLAQSVAMEFPDEENDVRMVVLELTGGFFYLMSAGSRSYLAVTASAEVSAAMVSQRMRDLVLRLGEHLSSAVRAPEQAAP, encoded by the coding sequence GTGACACAGCGGCTGATGAACATGGACTGGATGCTGAAGGACCTGGCGGCCACCGTCCCCGGCATCCGGCACATCGTCCTGCTGTCCGCGGACGGCCTGTGCATGGCCCAGCACGGAGACGACCGGGACGCCGGTGAACGGCTGGCCGCCGCCGGATCCGGCATCAAGTCCCTGGCGCAGTCCGTGGCGATGGAGTTCCCCGACGAGGAGAACGACGTACGGATGGTGGTGCTGGAGCTGACCGGCGGCTTCTTCTATCTGATGTCGGCCGGCTCCCGCTCGTACCTGGCGGTCACCGCCAGCGCCGAGGTGAGCGCCGCCATGGTCAGCCAGCGGATGCGGGATCTGGTGCTGCGGCTCGGCGAGCACCTGTCCAGCGCGGTGCGAGCCCCCGAACAGGCGGCGCCATGA
- a CDS encoding DUF742 domain-containing protein translates to MSRKRREDGGGAGGQEEEAPVPLYVITGGRSEGKEDHLVLDLVTLVVSRSAPTSGMHPEQAAILRMCGNPLSVAEISAYIDLPFSAVNVLLADLLANSHVEVREARSAAPQRTATDPDIDTLKALIDGLQRL, encoded by the coding sequence ATGAGCCGGAAACGGCGGGAGGACGGCGGTGGGGCGGGCGGTCAGGAGGAAGAGGCCCCCGTACCGCTGTATGTCATCACCGGCGGGCGCAGCGAGGGCAAGGAGGACCATTTAGTCCTGGATCTGGTCACGCTGGTCGTGTCCCGATCCGCTCCCACTTCCGGTATGCACCCCGAGCAGGCGGCCATTCTGCGGATGTGCGGCAACCCCCTGTCCGTGGCCGAGATCTCCGCGTACATCGATCTGCCGTTCAGCGCGGTCAATGTGCTGCTGGCGGATCTGCTGGCCAACTCCCATGTGGAGGTCAGGGAAGCGAGAAGTGCGGCGCCCCAGCGCACCGCGACGGATCCCGATATCGACACCCTGAAGGCATTGATCGATGGACTACAACGGCTCTGA
- a CDS encoding GTP-binding protein, with amino-acid sequence MDYNGSDLSLGPRPEDLLPASTEKSVKVVIVGGFGVGKTTMVGSVSEIRPLTTEETMTRDSVGVDSLHGVERKTETTVAMDFGRITLNQQLVLYLFGTPGQQRFWFLWNGVIEGALGAVVLVDTRRLEDSFQAMDRLEAGNVPFVVAVNNFPDAPLHSVAALRSALDLGEDVPLVNCDARMLESSRDVLLTLMRHLYTNATRGTQAPSEVTR; translated from the coding sequence ATGGACTACAACGGCTCTGACCTTTCCCTGGGCCCACGGCCGGAGGATCTGCTGCCCGCCTCGACGGAGAAGTCCGTCAAGGTGGTGATCGTGGGTGGCTTCGGCGTCGGCAAGACCACGATGGTCGGCTCGGTCAGCGAGATCCGCCCGCTGACGACCGAGGAGACCATGACCCGCGACAGTGTCGGCGTCGACTCGCTGCACGGGGTGGAGCGCAAGACGGAGACGACCGTCGCCATGGACTTCGGCCGCATCACCCTCAACCAGCAGCTGGTGCTCTACCTGTTCGGCACCCCGGGGCAGCAGCGGTTCTGGTTCCTGTGGAACGGCGTGATCGAGGGGGCGCTGGGGGCCGTGGTGCTGGTGGACACCCGCCGTCTCGAGGACAGCTTCCAGGCGATGGACCGGCTGGAGGCGGGCAACGTGCCCTTTGTCGTGGCGGTCAACAACTTCCCCGACGCGCCGCTGCACTCGGTGGCGGCGCTGCGCTCCGCGCTCGACCTGGGCGAGGACGTCCCCCTGGTCAACTGCGACGCGCGCATGCTGGAGTCCAGCCGCGACGTGCTGCTGACCCTGATGCGTCATCTGTACACCAATGCCACCCGAGGCACCCAAGCACCGTCGGAGGTCACACGATGA
- a CDS encoding cytochrome P450 — MSAPAADPSGFGPTGAQPPPGCPAHAGGAPAGRGYPVGPYGPGGVVRLYGPEASADPVGLYERLRTDHGPVAPVLLEGDVPAWLVLGYHEILEVCRNPRRYSRDGRNWRDWQNGVVGAHDAIAPVLAWGPDATHQDGSVHHRLRGAVNESLERFDRRAIRRLVARYSNHLINEFVDAGEAELLAQYAQQVPMRVMGRLAGLEEEDGPPMTEAARQLLIGTEKAVTADQFIQRRLRELVAAKHDAPGSDLASWLIEHPAGLSDEEVLHHLRLVLVSANETTTNLIVNTLRVVFTHPRFRGSLHGGRMTLPAAVEQVLWDEPPIAVCPGGFAMFDMELGGQHIKKGDAMLLGLAAGNVDPVVRPSPGAMMYGNRSHLSFTSGAHECPGADIGRAITGSAIEALLYRLPDIHLTIEADELSWSASTWSRHLERLPVRFTPRDAPNPIAPIRFTPEELGHRAVAHAAVQDRLARGARTESGVLTAVRDPAEAGAGSRSEALRDERRGWWNRLWGR; from the coding sequence ATGAGCGCGCCAGCCGCCGATCCGTCCGGTTTCGGGCCGACGGGCGCGCAGCCGCCACCCGGCTGTCCGGCGCACGCGGGGGGCGCCCCGGCGGGGCGCGGGTACCCGGTCGGGCCGTACGGGCCCGGCGGGGTGGTCCGGTTGTACGGCCCCGAGGCGTCGGCCGATCCGGTCGGCCTCTACGAGCGGCTGCGGACGGACCACGGGCCGGTGGCCCCGGTGCTGCTGGAGGGCGACGTACCGGCCTGGCTGGTGCTGGGCTACCACGAGATCCTGGAGGTGTGCCGCAATCCGCGCCGCTACAGCCGGGACGGCCGCAACTGGCGGGACTGGCAGAACGGGGTGGTGGGGGCGCACGACGCGATCGCGCCCGTGCTGGCCTGGGGGCCGGACGCCACGCACCAGGACGGCTCGGTCCACCACCGGCTGCGCGGCGCCGTCAACGAGTCCCTCGAACGGTTCGACCGGCGGGCGATCCGCCGCCTGGTGGCCCGGTACTCCAATCATCTGATCAATGAGTTCGTGGACGCGGGCGAGGCGGAGCTGCTCGCCCAGTACGCGCAGCAGGTACCGATGCGGGTGATGGGGCGGCTGGCCGGTCTGGAAGAGGAGGACGGGCCGCCGATGACGGAGGCGGCGCGGCAGTTGCTGATCGGCACCGAGAAGGCGGTGACGGCGGATCAGTTCATCCAGCGGCGGCTGCGGGAGCTGGTGGCGGCCAAGCACGACGCCCCCGGGTCCGACCTGGCGAGCTGGCTGATCGAGCACCCGGCCGGTCTGTCGGACGAGGAAGTGCTGCACCATCTGCGGCTGGTGCTGGTGTCCGCCAACGAGACGACCACCAACCTGATCGTCAACACGCTGCGGGTGGTCTTCACCCATCCCCGCTTCCGCGGCTCGCTGCACGGTGGCCGGATGACGCTGCCGGCGGCGGTGGAGCAGGTGCTGTGGGACGAGCCGCCGATCGCGGTGTGCCCCGGCGGCTTCGCGATGTTCGACATGGAGCTGGGCGGACAGCACATCAAGAAGGGCGACGCGATGCTGCTGGGCCTGGCGGCGGGCAATGTGGACCCGGTGGTCCGGCCCTCGCCCGGGGCGATGATGTACGGCAACCGCTCGCATCTGTCGTTCACCAGTGGGGCCCACGAGTGCCCCGGCGCGGACATCGGGCGGGCGATCACCGGTTCGGCGATCGAGGCGCTGCTGTACCGGCTGCCGGACATCCATCTGACCATCGAGGCGGACGAGCTGAGCTGGTCGGCGTCGACCTGGTCGCGGCATCTGGAGCGGCTGCCGGTGCGGTTCACCCCGCGCGACGCGCCGAACCCGATCGCGCCCATCCGGTTCACCCCGGAGGAGCTGGGGCACCGGGCGGTGGCCCACGCGGCGGTGCAGGACCGGCTGGCCCGCGGAGCGCGTACGGAGTCGGGGGTGCTGACGGCGGTGCGGGACCCGGCCGAAGCCGGTGCCGGGTCCCGCTCCGAGGCGCTCAGGGACGAGCGGCGCGGCTGGTGGAACCGGCTGTGGGGCCGCTGA
- a CDS encoding terpene synthase family protein, with protein MPQNVTFHLPFQAGSNPESARAGEHHLAWIRAHGLVRGERALSRYREWLLTDLAGYAYPEARGADLDLVTDAVCIGFPLDDQFDGPRGNDPEHVARLSTELAAIPYRVPGTPPALDTALTRAYTDVWQRSAQGMSAAWRTRAAATYTRFFRAYVEEAHNRRSGAVLDEKTYITLRREAVGTGPCFDLIERAGHFELSEELYWSTGVQTLLRCATDVIFLCNDVHSLEREEAQGDPHNLVLITQRSRGCSRAEALERVGTLVGDAVHRFQDTARTLTERHAAGPEGRRLARHIAGLRHWMTGNQRWGTASARYATENIGIEVIPGDIGSTRREDALSGPTAGSTSRAARP; from the coding sequence ATGCCACAGAACGTCACCTTCCACCTGCCGTTCCAGGCCGGATCGAATCCAGAGTCAGCCCGTGCCGGGGAGCACCACCTCGCCTGGATCCGCGCCCATGGACTGGTACGCGGCGAGCGGGCCCTGAGCCGCTACCGGGAGTGGCTGCTCACCGATCTCGCCGGATACGCCTACCCGGAAGCCCGCGGCGCCGACCTCGACCTGGTCACCGACGCGGTCTGCATCGGCTTCCCGCTGGACGACCAGTTCGATGGACCACGCGGCAACGACCCCGAGCACGTCGCCCGGCTCAGCACCGAACTGGCCGCCATCCCCTACCGCGTCCCCGGCACCCCGCCCGCCCTGGACACCGCGCTCACCCGCGCCTACACCGACGTGTGGCAGCGCAGCGCCCAGGGCATGTCGGCCGCCTGGCGCACCAGGGCCGCCGCCACCTACACCCGCTTCTTCCGCGCCTACGTGGAGGAGGCCCACAACCGCCGCTCGGGCGCCGTCCTGGACGAGAAGACCTACATCACCCTGCGCCGCGAAGCCGTGGGCACCGGCCCCTGCTTCGACCTCATCGAACGCGCCGGGCACTTCGAGCTCTCCGAGGAGCTCTACTGGAGCACCGGCGTGCAGACGCTGCTGCGCTGCGCCACCGATGTGATCTTCCTGTGCAACGACGTGCACTCCCTGGAACGCGAGGAGGCCCAGGGCGACCCGCACAATCTGGTGCTCATCACCCAGCGCAGCCGCGGATGCTCCCGCGCCGAGGCCCTGGAGCGGGTCGGCACCCTGGTGGGGGACGCCGTGCACCGCTTCCAGGACACCGCGCGCACCCTCACCGAGCGGCATGCCGCCGGGCCCGAGGGCCGGCGGCTCGCCCGCCACATCGCGGGGCTGCGGCACTGGATGACGGGCAATCAGCGCTGGGGCACCGCCTCGGCCCGCTACGCCACCGAGAACATCGGCATCGAGGTGATCCCGGGCGACATCGGCTCCACTCGGCGCGAGGACGCGCTCAGCGGCCCCACAGCCGGTTCCACCAGCCGCGCCGCTCGTCCCTGA
- the pspAB gene encoding PspA-associated protein PspAB — MGFLDIILGRSKPVKPDLDQLFAVPSAALTLEAGAGFAPTGLGSVCFASVEGGAFARIQDDVRGLLDADTPAGGVPVKFSQDGYGYTWLLAEHDPSDAAGLVNDLHAVNTLLQDGGFGPQLLCSLIGFKDDRDRPLALVYLYKRGTFYPFAPVPGGGERRDTPLELQMRGLLENDLRLEKDLSRWFPVWGAPGL, encoded by the coding sequence GTGGGCTTCCTCGACATCATCCTGGGCCGCAGCAAGCCGGTGAAACCCGATCTCGATCAGCTGTTCGCGGTGCCGTCCGCGGCGCTGACCCTCGAAGCGGGCGCCGGGTTCGCCCCCACCGGGCTCGGTTCGGTGTGCTTCGCCAGCGTGGAGGGCGGGGCGTTCGCCCGCATCCAGGACGACGTACGGGGGCTGCTGGACGCCGACACCCCCGCCGGCGGGGTGCCGGTGAAGTTCAGCCAGGACGGCTACGGCTACACCTGGCTGCTCGCCGAGCACGACCCCTCCGACGCGGCGGGTCTGGTCAACGATCTGCACGCGGTGAACACCCTGCTCCAGGACGGCGGCTTCGGCCCGCAGCTGCTGTGCTCGCTGATCGGCTTCAAGGACGACCGGGACCGCCCGCTCGCCCTCGTCTACCTGTACAAGCGGGGCACTTTCTATCCCTTCGCGCCGGTGCCGGGCGGCGGCGAGCGGCGGGACACCCCGCTGGAGCTCCAGATGCGCGGACTGCTGGAGAACGATCTGCGGCTGGAGAAGGACCTCAGCCGCTGGTTCCCGGTCTGGGGCGCCCCCGGCCTGTAG
- the htpX gene encoding zinc metalloprotease HtpX codes for MARTRFAPDRGLTNRMVTTMFLLGLLYVVFVGVMIVLLGKAWPLIVIIVGAVFVAQFWFSDRIAAYSMGAREVTPEQAPELHGAVDRLCALADMPKPKVAIADTDVPNAFATGRSQHKSMVCVTTGLLRRLEPDELEGVLAHEMSHVAHRDVAVMTIAGFLGVLAGLITRMALWGGLGRSRNNQNIALLLIPLISAVVYVLSYLLTRLLSRYRELAADRAGALLTGRPSALASALTKISGQMARVPTRDLRQAEPFNAFYFAPAVSGQSLSNLLSSHPSLEKRLDQLGRISAELGRP; via the coding sequence ATGGCCCGTACCCGTTTCGCCCCGGACCGTGGGCTCACCAACCGCATGGTGACCACCATGTTCCTGCTCGGGCTGCTGTATGTGGTCTTCGTCGGGGTCATGATCGTCCTGCTGGGCAAGGCCTGGCCGCTCATCGTGATCATCGTGGGCGCGGTCTTCGTCGCCCAGTTCTGGTTCAGCGACCGGATCGCCGCGTACAGCATGGGCGCCCGCGAGGTCACCCCCGAGCAGGCCCCGGAGCTGCACGGCGCCGTGGACCGGCTGTGCGCCCTGGCGGACATGCCCAAGCCCAAGGTCGCGATCGCGGACACCGATGTCCCCAACGCCTTCGCCACCGGGCGCAGCCAGCACAAGTCGATGGTGTGCGTCACCACGGGGCTCCTGCGCCGCCTGGAGCCCGACGAACTGGAGGGCGTGCTGGCCCACGAGATGTCCCACGTGGCACACCGCGACGTCGCGGTGATGACCATCGCCGGCTTCCTCGGGGTGCTGGCGGGGCTGATCACCCGGATGGCCCTGTGGGGCGGCCTCGGCCGCTCGCGCAACAACCAGAACATCGCACTGCTGCTCATCCCGCTGATCAGCGCCGTCGTGTACGTCCTGAGCTATCTGCTGACCCGGCTGCTTTCCCGCTACCGGGAGCTGGCCGCCGACCGGGCCGGCGCGCTGCTGACCGGCCGCCCCTCGGCGCTGGCCTCCGCGCTGACCAAGATCTCCGGCCAGATGGCGCGGGTGCCCACCCGTGACCTGCGGCAGGCGGAGCCGTTCAACGCCTTCTACTTCGCCCCCGCGGTCTCCGGCCAGAGCCTGAGCAATCTGCTCTCCTCGCACCCCAGCCTGGAGAAGCGCCTGGACCAGCTGGGCCGCATCTCGGCGGAGCTGGGGCGCCCGTAG
- a CDS encoding endonuclease/exonuclease/phosphatase family protein, producing MAVVDTPGDDDEKSPEPPKAPREPARWGDRVGRWRRGVIIAVVAVVLALVMLLHSRVPNRIGNLGSLLETFLPWAGLAIPVLAACAALRRSATALVALLVPLLVWLNLFGGLLLDKTGSGGALMVVSHNVDADNQDPAGTAAALAASDADLIALQELPQRHVATYEEALAAEYPYHTVAGTVGLWSRLPLSETTELDTGMGWTRALRTSVHTDSGEVAVLVAHLPSVRVQFRAGFTAEQRDDAAELLGRAIADEPLSRLLVLGDLNGTVNDRALAPLTSQLRSTQGAAGAGFGFSWPANFPVTRIDQILVRELEPVSSWTLPATGSDHLPVAARLDF from the coding sequence ATGGCAGTGGTGGACACCCCGGGTGACGACGACGAGAAATCGCCGGAGCCGCCCAAGGCGCCCCGGGAGCCCGCGCGCTGGGGCGATCGGGTGGGCCGCTGGCGACGTGGTGTGATCATCGCCGTGGTGGCGGTGGTGCTGGCGCTGGTGATGCTGCTGCACTCCCGGGTCCCCAACCGGATCGGGAACCTCGGCAGCCTGCTGGAAACGTTCCTGCCGTGGGCCGGCCTGGCCATCCCGGTGCTGGCTGCCTGCGCCGCGCTGCGCCGCTCGGCCACCGCGCTGGTGGCCCTGCTGGTGCCCCTGCTGGTGTGGCTGAACCTCTTCGGCGGACTGCTGCTGGACAAGACCGGCAGCGGCGGCGCCCTGATGGTGGTCAGCCACAACGTGGACGCCGACAACCAGGACCCGGCCGGCACCGCCGCGGCCCTGGCGGCGAGCGACGCCGACCTGATCGCCCTCCAGGAGCTGCCCCAGCGGCACGTGGCCACCTATGAGGAAGCCCTGGCCGCGGAGTACCCATACCACACGGTGGCGGGCACGGTCGGGCTGTGGAGCCGGCTGCCGCTGAGCGAGACCACCGAGCTGGACACCGGCATGGGCTGGACCCGGGCGCTGCGTACCTCCGTGCACACGGACAGTGGCGAGGTGGCCGTCCTGGTGGCGCACCTGCCCTCGGTACGGGTGCAGTTCCGGGCCGGGTTCACCGCCGAGCAGCGCGACGACGCCGCCGAGCTGCTGGGCCGTGCCATAGCGGACGAGCCGCTGAGCCGGCTGCTGGTGCTGGGCGACCTGAACGGCACGGTGAACGACCGCGCGCTGGCCCCGCTCACCTCCCAGCTGCGCTCGACCCAGGGCGCGGCGGGCGCGGGCTTCGGCTTCAGCTGGCCGGCGAACTTCCCGGTGACCCGCATCGACCAGATCCTGGTGCGTGAGCTGGAGCCGGTCTCCTCCTGGACCCTGCCCGCCACCGGCAGTGACCACCTCCCGGTGGCGGCCCGGCTGGACTTCTGA